The DNA region AAACCCTCAATGAAGGATCCCATCAGTCAGGTCACTGCAGGAATATTCTGTCATCGTCGAAACCCATTACAGAAAGTACTGAGTCTCGTCGTCTGCTCAGGCCTCTCTCACTAAAAAGTCTCGATCCAACTAGGTGAGCCGTCTCACAAGTCTAAGCAGCTTCGTGATACCTCCCCTCTATTACAGGTCCAGTCACAGCAACAGGTCTGTTTCACCAGGTTAGGTAGGACTTCCATAGAAAGCTTGCTTACCAAGCTGGTACACAGCGTTTCCCCAATCGCAACGGCGGCAACTCTAACCGGAGGAAACAATAAACGGGACAACATAGGACAGATATATATATCAAGGCTATGTATGCTTGGCCTCAATATAACATCGTCAGGATTCTCAACACCCTAAAATGCTTTGCCGCTGGGTActatcacaacaacaatatGCAAGACAAAACAAAGCCCAAAAACCATCATATTCTAGGTAAAGGTATCATAAATCGCCACCCCATTTTCTACTCCGGAGGGGCCAAGCCCGTCAACCCCCCAGCCAACCCttgcatcctcctccccagcaaatCATCCGAACTCGCCAACCTCTTGACCAAACCCCCATTGTCACCATCGGCCCTCGCCGTCCTgactcttctcttcttcttcttttgcccCCCCGAACCAGAGCCACTCCCGGACCCGCTGTCCGCCCCATCACCCGAAACCATAACCTTTGGCAGTTCCCCTGTCCCATTAACCTTCCCATTCGTCAAAACCGACGTAGTCgacgccctctccctcgtctttCCAGGAGCAGCAGAAACAGCAGGGCCCGGCCGCGACCtactcatcctcatctccagCCCCCCATCGCCCTCGGTCCCATCCGTCACAGCCGTCGCCCCGctatccctcctccccctctggTGGTGTGGCGTCCGGTTGTTCATCTCCTGAGTATGAACCCTAtactcacccccctcattcctgctgcttcccctccccctctcttccctcctcctcctccgtctctccccctctctaAACCCCTCCTCTATCCAACTCCCCGTCTTGTCAAACAACCCCCATGCAGGCGGGTAAACAGAAGGAAACTGCAAAAACCCATGGCTAATCCCCGGTATGAGCGCCACTTCCGCAAACGCATTCTCGTCGAACCCTTCCGTCAACGCGTCAGTGTCGCGGTATTCGTAACGGGTGCCGTTGCTGGCCATTTGTGCCGCCTTGacgcggcggaggcggccgGCGAAGATGACCGTGTCGTCTACCAACGGGTCTCTTTCCCCGGTCAAGAAGTAAGTTTTGGGAAAACGGGACAGCAGGACGTCTGGACACAAAATAGGACACAAAAGGTAGTCTTGGCTGAAGTCGGGACGGTTGTGAGGGCCGACGTAGAGGATGATCATCGCGCGCATCATTTCTGGTGTTAGGACTCTGTCGTTGAAGTAGGAGATCATGCTTGACATTGCGAGGCgggttttgaggggggaggggtggtgggaggtggatggctgtttctttttgccggaggaggcggtttggtcgagggaggtggaggagtgagggggtgtggtggggagggatttGGGAGACAGAGGCAGGGGAGAGGTAAccggggggaggtggaaggttGTCGATCCCGCGTGGGCGTATTGTGGTGCGGGAGAGAGACACGGTTCCCGGTTGCGGAGGATAGCATGTTCGTctgggttgaggttggcggggtcAAAGTTGACGGCGGTGGAATCCGAGTCCGGAAGGATACCCGagctgatgttgttgttgttgttgttgttgttgttgttgttgttgtcgttgttgttgttgttgtcgggtgtgccgtcgtcttcgtcgtcggatTGGTGGGGGGTGCCGACGAGGTCGTTGTACTGCATTGTCTTGCGTTGGAGGACGCGTTTGTTGGTGCCGCGCATGCGCCGGTCTTTGATGAGGGCCATTTGCTCGTCGCTCATCCAGCTGCCGATGTTCATGTCCAATGCTGGGTAGAACAACATCAAAGCttcggggatggggaggtcggtTTGCCCTTGAAAACGCCGGATGGGACTGCTGCCGCTTTCGGTGATCATAATCGTCATTGCCGTCGCCAATGTACCGCCGGCGCTGTCACCAGTAATGACCACCCTGGGAACCTGCTCCCCGCTCATTCCCACGCACCTCCCCTTTGACCTAATCAACGTGCAGTAAACATCATAACACTCATTCAGCGCGTACGGAAACGGGTACTCGGGCGCCTTTTTGTAATCCAAACTCAAAATCGGCAGCCCCGTCTTCGCCGCCCAAGCAAACAGCTTATCGTCATTGCACCTCGGGTCCATAGccacaaacccacccccaggAATATCAAGCACAAGCTGGTTATGTCCCTGCTCCTTCAGCTCGCTGAGCGGCCCGTCAAAATATagccacccctccaccggctccTTATAATCACTGGTACTTGGCCTAGGTATCCTCACCTGCCTAGGCGGCCACTTTGTCATTCTCGGCCTGACCAACCCCTGCAGCGTCCTCAAATAAGGGGACTCGACCCCCTTATTCCAGCTAACCCTCAGATGATCGACAGTGATATTCCCCCTGACCTTTCGCACCTTTTCATCAGCCTTTTCTGCCGCCACCATGTAAAACAGCGAGAAGACGATACTGGCGGCGTCACGGAGCCATTTTGTCTTGATGGGCATGGCGGTCCAGAAACCTGCGTCTAGGGCGGTGAGAATCCAGGTGGCACGGAAGTAGGTCGCGTCGTACATGTTGGCTAGGGGGTCAGGGGAggcgaggccgacgaggGTGGAAAAGTTGCGGGCTGAATAGAGGTAGAGCATGGTGATTGTGAGGGTTTGCCAGAAGGTGAGGCGTCTGGAGAGGCATTTTGAGAAGAAGCGTACGATTGGGGGACCGTTTTTGTTGCCTCTGTTTGGGTTGCCATTAGCAAGGTGCTCTGTTGCAGGGCAGAGAAAACATACTTGAGGAGGTAGGCTGTCCAAAATGCCAGGACAGCCAGAACCTGTAGACGGCGGGACTTGACGGATGGTCGCCCCAAGACGTGGTCAATCATGGTGGCGgttgagtggtggtggtgacggccACCTTCACCGTTGACCGTTGGACGTTGTGTGTTTTGCTAGACAGTCAGACGTTGAGCGGCTTGTGGTGCTATCACGGGCGTTGGAGATTGGAGATGCGGCTTAAGGCGGTTcaagggatggtggtgtggttgctgaCAAGAGACAAGACACAAACAAAGACAAAGTGAAATCTGAGACAAACAAAGAATTCAAGTCTCGTGGGAAGAATGGTAGGAAGTTCTCGAGACAGTCCGTCAGCAAGGAGCTAGTGTACAAGATAGAAAGGATAGACACGAGATGTGTGTCGaacatgaaaaaaaaagaaagagaaaaacgACCTCAAAATGGCACATGGCCTGCCCAGCTCCGGCGATCTAACCTGTTCCCATCTCTGGTTTCCGAGAGTCCAATGAGCAAGAAAAGCACAAGCGGAAAAAGCGGAGGTTTGAACGGGTGACGGGCTGTTTCGTTCCAGGCACCGTCCGCACGAATCATGGCGTCACGGGGTGTCGCTGCTCTTGATCATGCTGAGCTGAGAAAAGGCGGTGCTTTTGGCATGTGATTCAGCCAGGAACTGGGAGCCAGCAGCCTTGTCCATTGCTTgcgtgggggtggggttttggggttgtgcGGAACCCCGACCGAAACCCCGCAGCCACCTCCACTCCCGTTGATTTGTATCGGTTTTTTTGTCTGGGGAAATGGAGTTCAATGCTTCTGTGGACATGGGGAACCTGTTTTCTTACGACTTCGATTATCTGGGCATTTGTCTGTCTTGAATGATTAACAGCCACAGAGGTAGAACAAGGGTTCATATTTGGTGCCGACAGCCATCTGCAGGATCAAGTGACGCACATAAAAGAAAAGCCGTGAAATCCAAGACACCGACTGCATGCATCGCCGTCAGGGAACACAGCATGTGCCGACTCCGGGGCAGCTTTGGTCGG from Podospora pseudocomata strain CBS 415.72m chromosome 3, whole genome shotgun sequence includes:
- a CDS encoding hypothetical protein (MEROPS:MER0033274; COG:I; EggNog:ENOG503NWIG) — its product is MIDHVLGRPSVKSRRLQVLAVLAFWTAYLLKGNKNGPPIVRFFSKCLSRRLTFWQTLTITMLYLYSARNFSTLVGLASPDPLANMYDATYFRATWILTALDAGFWTAMPIKTKWLRDAASIVFSLFYMVAAEKADEKVRKVRGNITVDHLRVSWNKGVESPYLRTLQGLVRPRMTKWPPRQVRIPRPSTSDYKEPVEGWLYFDGPLSELKEQGHNQLVLDIPGGGFVAMDPRCNDDKLFAWAAKTGLPILSLDYKKAPEYPFPYALNECYDVYCTLIRSKGRCVGMSGEQVPRVVITGDSAGGTLATAMTIMITESGSSPIRRFQGQTDLPIPEALMLFYPALDMNIGSWMSDEQMALIKDRRMRGTNKRVLQRKTMQYNDLVGTPHQSDDEDDGTPDNNNNNDNNNNNNNNNNNNISSGILPDSDSTAVNFDPANLNPDEHAILRNREPCLSPAPQYAHAGSTTFHLPPVTSPLPLSPKSLPTTPPHSSTSLDQTASSGKKKQPSTSHHPSPLKTRLAMSSMISYFNDRVLTPEMMRAMIILYVGPHNRPDFSQDYLLCPILCPDVLLSRFPKTYFLTGERDPLVDDTVIFAGRLRRVKAAQMASNGTRYEYRDTDALTEGFDENAFAEVALIPGISHGFLQFPSVYPPAWGLFDKTGSWIEEGFREGERRRRRREERGRGSSRNEGGEYRVHTQEMNNRTPHHQRGRRDSGATAVTDGTEGDGGLEMRMSRSRPGPAVSAAPGKTRERASTTSVLTNGKVNGTGELPKVMVSGDGADSGSGSGSGSGGQKKKKRRVRTARADGDNGGLVKRLASSDDLLGRRMQGLAGGLTGLAPPE